TCTCGCGGCGTTCGGTGGGTACGTGGTGGCGTAGGTACCAGGCTGGGGGTCGGGAAGCGCTTGCCGCGCCGGTGAAATCTCGTACCGGCCGAGACGAGCTGATCAGCGCCGAGGACCGGGCGGTGTTGTTCGCCGCGATGGCCGACTACACCCCCGAGGAGTTGTTGATCGGCGGCCCGTTGTGGACCCGCGCCCTGGTCGCCGAGCTGATCCGCATGGTCGTCGGGGTCGTCATGACCGAGCAGGGTGTGGGCAAATGGCTGCGCCGCCACGGGTTCACTCCGCAACGCCCGGCGCGGCGGGCCTACCAGCAGAAACCCGATAAGGTGCGGGCCTGGCTGGATACCGAGTACCCCGCCATCGTCGCTCGCGTCCGCAGCGAGAACGCGGTGGTGGCCTGGACCGATCAGTGCGGGCTGCGCAGCGACACCGCCCCTCCAGGGCGTAGCTGGGCGCCGAAGGGCAGCACACCGGTGGTGCATGTGAACGGCAAACGCCTGCGCGTCAACATCATGTCCGCCATCGCTTTTCGTGGCGCACTGTGGTTCTCGGTGTTCACCGGCCGCTTCACCGCGAAGGTGTTCATCACCTTTCTCGACCGGCTCGCCCGCCAGGCCGGCCGCAAGGTCCATGTCATTGCCGACCGGCACCCGGTGCATCGCAGCAAGGCGGTGACCGCATGGCTGGCCGCCAACGCCCACCGCATCGAGCTGCACCTGATGCCCGGCTACAGTCCCGAGCTCAACCCCGACGAGATCCTCAACGCCGACATCAAACGACACGTCCACCCCGCCCGCGCCCGCTCCCGCAACGACCTCGCCCGCGAAACCCGCCGGTTCCCGCACCGCCGCCAGCGGCAACCCGACATCGTGCGCGGCTACTTCCACGCCCCACACGTCCGCTACACGACCCTGGAGGAAATGACATAGTTTCGGCTCAATATCTGACGCCGGCCGAGTATGCTGCCCGCTGCGGCCACACCCACCACCCCGTGGCCTGCGACATCAACTGAACCTGGATCGAATACAACCCGGCTCTACTACCGGGCTGAGGGGACCGGCGGATTCCGGACAGCTGCCTGAAAGGCATATTTTATGCTGCTGCCTGCCGGTTCAGGTAATCGGCGTGGACCTGCAATGGAGTCTTGTAGCCGAGTCCCGAGTGGAGACGTTTTCGATTATAGAATGTTTCGATGTATTCCACAACCGCGCGGCGGGCCTGGTCGCGGGAGGCGAACTTCATGCGATGCAACCATTCGTTCTTGAGCGTGCCGAAGAACGATTCCGCCATCGAGTTGTCCCAACATACTCCCGTGCGGCCTACGGATTGGCGCATATCCATCTTCGTCAACTTCTTGCCGAACTCGTATCTGGTGTAATTTGAACCGCGGTCGCTGTGGAAGATCGCTCTCGAGAGGATATCCACACGAGTGGCGGCCATGTCGAGGGACGCCTCGATCAACGGCGTGCGGTAGTGATCGGCCATCGCCCAGCCGGCCACCATTTTCGTACAGCAATCGATCACGGTCGCCAAATAGAGCCAGCCCTCCCGTGTCGGAATATAAGTGATATCGGAGACGAACTTCTCACCCGGCGACTCGGCGGTGACGTCACGCTGCACGAGGTCGCCGATGCGGTGGCCGGTATCGGCCTCGGTGGTGGACGGACGCCACGGTTTCGGCTGGCAGGGAACCAGGCCCACCTCCCGCATGAGCTTGCGAACGGTGTCGTCGTCGACGTGGTGGCCCGAGGCGGTGAGCACGGCGTGGATGCGGCGGTGACCGTAAGTGCCATGGCTGTCGTCGAAGATCGCGGCGATCATCAACTTCAACTCCTCACGCCATTTTTCGGTTTCCGACACCGGGCGAGACAACCATTCATAGAATCCCGATCTGGATACAATCAAATTCTTGCACATGAAGGCAACAGGATACGCCTTCTTCGCGTCCATCTCTGCGATGAATTCATATTTCACTGCTGGCGGGTCGCGAAGAAGGCGGCCGCTTTTTCTAAGAATTCCGCTTTCATGCGCAACTCTCGGTTCTCCCGCTCCAGCTCGCGCAACCGGGCACGCTCGGATATCGTCAGCGGTTCCTCTTCGACCGGATACCTCTTCCGATACAGCGCCACCCAATTACCCAAGGTTGCTTCATGGATTCCGAGATCCCGCGCGACCGACGCGACGGACCGGCCCGGATTCCCGAGCACGATCTTCACCGCCTCGTCCTTATACTCGGGCGAGTACTTTCTCCTCTGATGAGCCACGAACAGTTTCCCTCTCACTTCCCGTAACCACCCTACGAGTGGTCACTGTCCGGAGGGAACCGGGCACCTCAGGCGGACTCGATATCGGGGACTCGCCAACATCACTTTCGGGTTGAGGTCCTTCAACGCTCTCATGTGGTGGACCTCGACCTTGTGGGTGGAGCCGCATCGTTCGCAGGCCTCGGCGAGCAGGCGTTGCACCAGTTCGGACCGGCGGCTGTTCCAGTTGCGAACCGGATCGTCGTCGAGGGGTCGTTGCGTGATGCCACGGGCCAGACTGTTTCCGCCCCAATGTGTTTCCAGTGGTGGCCGTATCGCGCCCACGCGGAACCGAGCTGACCAGCCGGCTCATTTTCAACACCGCGCAGATCTTGACAATATCTCCTGTGTCTCAAGAGGGGGCGGTGTCGACCTGATCGGCTATCCACCATCCCCAGCGATCGCTTGACCACCGAGGTTCAGCTTTTGTGCTGGTGGAACAGCTGGCGGTCAGCGGGCGCCGGCCGGCCACCGCCGTTCGGCACGCTGCCCACGTCGCAGCAGCAGCCATCCTCCGATCAGCATAAGCAGTCCCGGCGCGGCAAGGATGGCGGCAAACGTGACATAGCTGGAATCCAGGCCGTACTGCACCTTCTGCCGTGTACCGTCGTCTCCCGGTCCGAAGTGGATACCGGTCCCTTCCTTGCCGATCGCGAGCGCCGGACTTTCCGGCTGCAGGCTCACGGCGGCCCGCAGGGCCGCCTCTGCGTTGATCACACCGTAACCGGTCAACGGGTTGTAGCCCTGACCGTAGGTGGAGGCGGTGTGTTCCAGGAGTTGCTCCACTTGGCGCGGCGCGAGCTTGGGGTACTTGGCCAGGATCAGTGCCGCGACACCGGCGGTGAGCGCCGCCGCCGGTGAAGTCCCGTTGCCCGGCGTGCGCCCGGTCGTGGTGGAGTCGGCTCCGTTGATGCCAACGCCGGGCGCGGCCACGTCCACGTAGTCGTGCACGGAAGAGAACTCTGCCCGCGAGCCGTCCGGCTTCGAGGCGGCCACCGCAATGACCCCTGGATAGGCTGCCGGGTAGGCCACCTGATTGTCCTCATCGCCCTCATTACCGCCGGAGGCGATCACCACCACACCCTTGCCCAGCGCGTAGTGGATGGCGCGCATCTCGTCGCTACCGTAGGCACCCAGGCTGATCCGCGAACCCAAGGACATGGAGATTACCTGGGCGCCGTTGTCTGCGGCATACCGGATAGCTTT
The DNA window shown above is from Nocardia sp. NBC_01730 and carries:
- a CDS encoding IS630 family transposase, whose product is MSDQDLRRLSPAAQEVVRLRVVAALESERVRSYGEAAEVFGVSRRSVGTWWRRYQAGGREALAAPVKSRTGRDELISAEDRAVLFAAMADYTPEELLIGGPLWTRALVAELIRMVVGVVMTEQGVGKWLRRHGFTPQRPARRAYQQKPDKVRAWLDTEYPAIVARVRSENAVVAWTDQCGLRSDTAPPGRSWAPKGSTPVVHVNGKRLRVNIMSAIAFRGALWFSVFTGRFTAKVFITFLDRLARQAGRKVHVIADRHPVHRSKAVTAWLAANAHRIELHLMPGYSPELNPDEILNADIKRHVHPARARSRNDLARETRRFPHRRQRQPDIVRGYFHAPHVRYTTLEEMT
- a CDS encoding IS3 family transposase (programmed frameshift), which produces MAHQRRKYSPEYKDEAVKIVLGNPGRSVASVARDLGIHEATLGNWVALYRKRYPVEEEPLTISERARLRELERENRELRMKAEFLGKSGRLLRDPPAVKYEFIAEMDAKKAYPVAFMCKNLIVSRSGFYEWLSRPVSETEKWREELKLMIAAIFDDSHGTYGHRRIHAVLTASGHHVDDDTVRKLMREVGLVPCQPKPWRPSTTEADTGHRIGDLVQRDVTAESPGEKFVSDITYIPTREGWLYLATVIDCCTKMVAGWAMADHYRTPLIEASLDMAATRVDILSRAIFHSDRGSNYTRYEFGKKLTKMDMRQSVGRTGVCWDNSMAESFFGTLKNEWLHRMKFASRDQARRAVVEYIETFYNRKRLHSGLGYKTPLQVHADYLNRQAAA
- a CDS encoding HNH endonuclease, yielding MGAIRPPLETHWGGNSLARGITQRPLDDDPVRNWNSRRSELVQRLLAEACERCGSTHKVEVHHMRALKDLNPKVMLASPRYRVRLRCPVPSGQ
- a CDS encoding S8 family serine peptidase, whose translation is MKCHLVIAVLVTASSLALGSPVASAEQNGWELPALSVPAAQAISKGDGITVAVLDSGIRIGHPVLQGRATEGPDFLSAEGDKSQPWYGGHGTAMASSVLDVAPDAKVLGLRVLRDNDDPSFQTWLQTMQAKNPSGNARPVSKAIRYAADNGAQVISMSLGSRISLGAYGSDEMRAIHYALGKGVVVIASGGNEGDEDNQVAYPAAYPGVIAVAASKPDGSRAEFSSVHDYVDVAAPGVGINGADSTTTGRTPGNGTSPAAALTAGVAALILAKYPKLAPRQVEQLLEHTASTYGQGYNPLTGYGVINAEAALRAAVSLQPESPALAIGKEGTGIHFGPGDDGTRQKVQYGLDSSYVTFAAILAAPGLLMLIGGWLLLRRGQRAERRWPAGAR